A genomic stretch from Deinococcus ruber includes:
- the proC gene encoding pyrroline-5-carboxylate reductase, translated as MKLAIVGVGKLGLSLLEGILRRGVLQPQEIGLLDANTERTEALSERLGVQVLDERQLGNAPHVLLSVQPRILPDISEWLSAPLPSGEGRGYISTLAGVSTETLSRRLHTRRVVRVMPNLAATIGQAQTAITAPLEAHAAGDVAFARELFGAVGQVYELSEHLLHVFTGMSASGPAYLAVVAESLADGGVRMGLPRALAQELAARLMSASGDLLLSRAHPGMLKDEVASPGGTTIAGIEALEKAGVRGGLISAVVAATQRSMELGKDQE; from the coding sequence ATGAAGCTTGCCATCGTGGGAGTCGGAAAACTGGGATTGTCTCTGCTGGAAGGCATTCTGCGGCGGGGCGTGCTTCAGCCGCAGGAGATCGGGCTGCTGGACGCCAACACCGAGCGCACCGAAGCCCTGTCGGAGCGCCTGGGCGTGCAGGTGCTGGACGAGCGGCAACTGGGCAACGCGCCCCACGTGCTGCTGAGCGTGCAGCCGCGCATCCTGCCGGATATCAGCGAGTGGCTGTCTGCGCCGCTGCCCAGCGGGGAAGGGCGGGGCTATATCAGCACGCTGGCGGGCGTGAGCACCGAAACGCTCAGCCGCCGCCTGCATACCCGCCGGGTGGTGCGCGTGATGCCCAATCTGGCAGCGACCATCGGGCAGGCCCAGACCGCCATCACTGCGCCCCTCGAGGCGCACGCCGCCGGAGACGTGGCATTTGCCCGCGAGCTGTTCGGGGCAGTGGGTCAGGTCTACGAACTGAGCGAGCACCTGCTGCACGTATTTACTGGCATGAGCGCCAGCGGCCCGGCGTATCTGGCGGTGGTGGCCGAGTCGCTGGCCGACGGCGGCGTCCGAATGGGCCTGCCCAGAGCGCTGGCGCAGGAACTGGCGGCCCGGCTGATGTCGGCCAGCGGCGACCTGCTGCTCTCGCGGGCGCACCCCGGCATGCTCAAGGACGAGGTTGCCAGCCCCGGCGGCACGACCATCGCGGGCATCGAAGCGCTGGAAAAGGCGGGGGTGCGCGGCGGCCTGATCTCGGCAGTGGTGGCTGCCACGCAGCGCAGCATGGAACTGGGGAAAGATCAGGAATAG
- a CDS encoding glycosyltransferase family 2 protein — MTHSSIAVVIPAYNEAQTVADVVRVALLLTPLVIVASDGSTDGTAQVARDAGAQVVELTQNVGKGPALYAGLKAAEGRADYVLMLDADLLGLTPTHLDILLRPVQSGKLDMSIGIFDGGGLMTDLGNKLTPHLSGQRACRLRWLLNVPGLGQERWPEPAITDALKRSGVRWDYVELPQLGQVMKEEKRGFWKGVGYRSRMYADLLGYRRRRKKSEKDGERR, encoded by the coding sequence ATGACCCACTCCAGCATCGCGGTGGTGATCCCCGCCTACAACGAGGCCCAGACCGTCGCAGACGTCGTGCGGGTGGCGCTGCTGCTGACACCGCTGGTCATCGTGGCATCGGACGGCAGCACCGACGGCACGGCGCAGGTGGCGCGTGACGCGGGCGCACAGGTGGTCGAGCTGACCCAGAACGTGGGCAAAGGCCCAGCCCTGTACGCGGGCCTGAAGGCCGCAGAGGGCCGCGCCGACTACGTGCTGATGCTCGACGCCGACCTGCTGGGCCTGACGCCGACCCACCTCGATATTCTGCTGCGCCCGGTTCAGAGCGGGAAGCTGGATATGTCTATCGGCATTTTTGACGGGGGCGGCCTGATGACCGACCTCGGCAACAAACTGACGCCGCACCTGTCGGGCCAGCGGGCCTGCCGCCTGCGCTGGCTGCTGAATGTGCCGGGGCTGGGGCAGGAGCGCTGGCCGGAACCCGCCATCACCGACGCCCTGAAGCGCAGCGGTGTGCGCTGGGATTACGTGGAATTGCCCCAACTCGGTCAGGTGATGAAGGAAGAGAAGCGCGGCTTCTGGAAGGGCGTGGGCTACCGCTCGCGCATGTACGCCGATCTGCTGGGCTACCGCAGGCGCAGGAAGAAGAGCGAGAAAGACGGCGAACGCCGCTGA
- a CDS encoding phospholipase A2: MTTGLLAACGQQTTAPQANAAATSTLSQYQSRPELQDADSQAILKQYANDPGLLEALQTAYGERPARTFTPDLPRIGGLSLASDRLAYVKSVGWGSVPFYNGQYAAYATSSTLPYPGLDWSRDGCSAPDGLGLGYREDFRPACNVHDFGYRNLKVYERTDANRQTTDEVFHSNMDIICAAKSWYKRPACYAASYAYYQGVRIGGGSSF; this comes from the coding sequence ATGACGACAGGGCTGCTGGCAGCGTGTGGACAGCAGACCACCGCGCCGCAGGCGAATGCGGCAGCCACGAGCACCCTTTCGCAGTATCAGAGTCGCCCGGAGCTTCAGGACGCAGACAGTCAGGCCATCCTGAAGCAGTACGCCAACGATCCGGGTCTGCTGGAAGCGCTCCAGACGGCCTACGGCGAGCGCCCGGCCCGCACCTTCACCCCCGACCTTCCCCGCATCGGCGGCCTGAGTCTGGCTTCAGATCGCCTCGCCTACGTCAAGTCGGTGGGCTGGGGCAGCGTGCCCTTTTATAACGGTCAGTACGCGGCGTATGCCACCAGCAGCACCCTCCCCTATCCGGGTCTCGACTGGAGCCGCGACGGATGCAGCGCCCCCGATGGCCTGGGCCTGGGCTACCGCGAAGACTTCCGGCCCGCCTGCAATGTCCACGACTTCGGCTACCGCAATCTGAAGGTGTACGAGCGCACGGACGCCAACCGCCAGACCACCGACGAGGTGTTTCACAGCAACATGGACATCATCTGCGCCGCCAAAAGCTGGTACAAGCGCCCGGCCTGCTACGCCGCGTCGTATGCGTACTATCAGGGCGTGCGGATCGGTGGGGGAAGCAGCTTCTGA
- a CDS encoding 16S rRNA (uracil(1498)-N(3))-methyltransferase, which translates to MHRLKVPALSAEMSVPPAELHHLRVLRLRPGAEVRVFDGQGAEASATLLRLDEGGALLALGERLENTRETPQPVTLAVALLKGDKLSDVVRAATELGVARVQLLQTRYADVPDIGEQKLVRLRRIAAEASKQSRRALVPEVLAPMPLARLTLEGQGFLAHPGSGLRLLDKLHWSAPVTLISGPEGGFSDAEVEALTQVGFQAITLGPRILRAETAPLALLGALAASGV; encoded by the coding sequence ATGCACCGCCTGAAAGTTCCCGCCCTGAGCGCCGAGATGAGCGTGCCGCCCGCCGAACTGCACCATCTGCGGGTGCTGCGGCTGCGGCCCGGTGCCGAAGTGCGGGTGTTCGACGGGCAGGGCGCGGAGGCCAGCGCCACGCTGCTGCGGCTGGATGAGGGCGGGGCACTGCTGGCGCTGGGCGAGCGGCTGGAAAACACCCGCGAGACGCCGCAGCCGGTCACACTGGCAGTGGCGCTGCTGAAGGGCGACAAGCTGAGCGACGTGGTGCGGGCCGCCACCGAACTGGGCGTGGCCCGCGTTCAACTGCTTCAGACGCGCTACGCCGACGTGCCCGACATCGGTGAGCAGAAGCTGGTGCGCCTGCGCCGCATCGCTGCCGAGGCCAGCAAGCAGAGTCGGCGGGCGCTGGTGCCGGAGGTGCTGGCCCCCATGCCGCTCGCCCGCCTGACGCTGGAAGGCCAGGGGTTCCTGGCGCACCCCGGTTCGGGCCTGCGGCTGCTTGACAAGCTCCACTGGTCGGCTCCGGTCACGCTGATCAGCGGGCCAGAGGGCGGCTTTTCCGATGCCGAAGTGGAGGCGCTGACCCAGGTGGGCTTTCAGGCGATCACGCTGGGACCGCGTATCCTGCGGGCCGAAACCGCGCCGCTGGCCCTGCTGGGCGCACTCGCCGCCAGCGGGGTCTGA
- a CDS encoding 50S ribosomal protein L11 methyltransferase: MLVYRLPGTLDDEELTALLWEAGATGLEERGGLLRAYFEEEQPLSEQPGLAGGEWLQEEDRDWQAEWKQSLQPVQAGRVTVVPGWLLHEVPPGQVPLIIEPGMAFGTGHHATTRMAIEALSALKLDGQTVLDVGTGSGVLAMAASLLGASEALGLDIDPLTIPVAFENAEANGFQKDASGLHHTVTGRRLNFMEGTLDGEEIEDSERYGVLVANLYAELHDLLAPDYRASLKAGGPLILTGILEPRLPLVRAALEREGFLDVQERLDGEWVLVTARNGEE, from the coding sequence ATGTTGGTCTACCGCCTGCCCGGAACACTTGACGATGAGGAACTGACCGCCCTGCTGTGGGAGGCGGGCGCAACCGGCCTGGAGGAGCGCGGCGGCCTGCTGCGGGCGTACTTCGAGGAGGAGCAGCCCCTGAGCGAGCAGCCGGGTCTGGCGGGCGGCGAGTGGCTTCAGGAAGAAGACCGCGACTGGCAGGCCGAGTGGAAACAGAGCCTGCAGCCTGTGCAGGCCGGACGCGTCACGGTGGTGCCCGGCTGGCTGCTACACGAGGTTCCGCCCGGTCAGGTACCGCTGATTATCGAACCCGGCATGGCCTTTGGCACCGGGCATCACGCCACCACCCGCATGGCGATCGAAGCACTGAGCGCCCTGAAGCTGGACGGTCAGACGGTGCTGGACGTGGGCACCGGGTCGGGCGTGCTGGCGATGGCGGCGAGTCTGCTGGGCGCGAGCGAGGCGCTGGGCCTGGATATCGACCCGCTGACCATTCCGGTCGCCTTCGAGAACGCCGAGGCCAACGGCTTCCAGAAAGACGCGTCGGGCCTGCACCACACCGTCACCGGGCGGCGGCTGAACTTCATGGAAGGCACGCTGGACGGTGAAGAGATCGAGGACAGCGAGCGCTACGGCGTGCTGGTCGCCAACCTGTACGCCGAACTGCACGATCTGCTGGCCCCCGATTACCGCGCCTCGCTGAAAGCGGGCGGCCCGCTGATCCTGACCGGAATTCTGGAACCCCGGCTGCCGCTGGTGCGGGCCGCGCTGGAACGCGAGGGCTTTTTAGACGTGCAGGAGCGGCTGGACGGCGAATGGGTGCTGGTGACGGCCAGAAACGGCGAGGAATAG